Proteins encoded by one window of Glycine soja cultivar W05 chromosome 15, ASM419377v2, whole genome shotgun sequence:
- the LOC114388339 gene encoding casein kinase 1-like protein 2, which yields MEPRVANKFRLGRKIGSGSFGEIYLGTNTQTNEEVAIKLENVKTKHPQLLYESKLYKILQGGTGIPNVRWFGIEGDYNVLVMDLLGPSLEDLFNFCTRKLSLKTVLMLADQMINRVEFIHSKSFLHRDIKPDNFLMGLGRRANQVYAIDFGLAKKYRDTSTHQHIPYRENKNLTGTARYASMNTHLGIEQSRRDDLESLGFVLMYFLRGSLPWQGLKAGTKKQKYEKISEKKVSTSIESLCRGYPSEFASYFHYCRSLRFDDKPDYAYLKRLFRDLFIREGFQFDYVFDWTILKYQQSQIATPVRVIVPAAGQSSGLPPAVVNADRQTGGVNSRHTGWSSSDPARRRNSGPIANDGMSSRQKAPVPSDSTGSKDVMLSSSNFRSSGSTRRGAVSSSRDAAVGNETEPSHPLTMDASPGALRKISNAQRSSPIMSFEHNRTSSGRNTSNMKNYESTLRGIETLNFNDERLQY from the exons ATGGAACCTCGGGTTGCCAACAAGTTCCGTCTTGGCCGCAAGATTGGTAGCGGATCCTTCGGCGAGATCTATCTCG GTACGAATACCCAGACAAATGAAGAGGTTGCAATTAAGCTC GAAAATGTCAAAACCAAGCATCCTCAATTGTTGTACGAATCAAAGTTGTATAAAATACTGCAAGGAGGAA CTGGGATCCCAAATGTGAGATGGTTTGGCATTGAAGGAGATTACAATGTCCTTGTGATGGATTTACTGGGACCTAGTCTTGAGGATTTATTCAATTTCTGTACCCGGAAATTGTCTCTCAAAACTGTTCTCATGCTTGCTGATCAGATG ATAAATCGAGTTGAGTTTAttcattccaaatcatttttacATAGGGACATCAAGCCAGACAACTTCCTAATGGGTTTGGGGAGGCGTGCAAATCAA GTTTATGCCATTGACTTTGGTCTTGCTAAGAAGTACAGAGACACCTCTACCCATCAACATATTCCTTACAG AGAGAATAAGAATTTGACTGGAACTGCTAGATATGCTAGTATGAATACTCATCTTGGAATTG aGCAAAGCCGTAGGGACGACTTAGAATCACTTGGATTTGTTCTTATGTATTTTTTGAGAGGAAG TCTCCCGTGGCAGGGATTGAAAGCAGGTACTAAGAAGCAGAAGTATGAGAAAATCAGTGAGAAGAAAGTTTCTACTTCTATCGAG TCTCTGTGCCGTGGCTACCCCTCAGAGTTCGCTTCATACTTCCATTACTGTCGGTCACTGCGATTTGATGATAAACCAGATTATGCTTATCTGAAAAGGCTTTTCCGTGACCTTTTCATTCGTGAAG GATTCCAGTTTGATTATGTCTTTGATTGGACCATTTTGAAATATCAGCAATCTCAAATTGCCACACCTGTTCGTGTTATT GTTCCTGCTGCTGGACAAAGTTCTGGGCTGCCACCAGCTGTTGTAAATGCTGATAGACAGACAG GTGGGGTGAACAGTAGGCATACTGGTTGGTCTTCATCTGATCCTGCTCGAAGAAGAAACTCTGGACCTATTGCAAATGATGGAATGTCGTCAAGACAAAAAGCCCCAGTTCCAAGTGATTCAACTGGATCTAAAGATGTTATG TTGTCTAGTTCTAATTTCCGGTCAAGTGGATCCACAAGGCGAGGTGCTGTATCGAGCAGTCGTGATGCAGCTGTTGGCAATGAGACTGAGCCCTCTCATCCTCTCACCATGGATGCTAGTCCAGGAGCACTCCGTAAAATCTCCAATGCTCAAAGAAGTTCACCTATCATGTCATTTGAGCACAACAGAACATCCTCTGGAAGAAACACATCAAACATGAAGAATTACGAGTCAACTCTCCGGGGTATTGAGACCCTAAATTTCAATGACGAGAGGTTACAGTATTAG
- the LOC114387259 gene encoding uncharacterized protein LOC114387259, translating to MEFRSKSCRDERLQIERYCGGKVAPTSMQDLRCYSANNAAYAHQIGSKEVKEKKGKSTVTKPSKSWSFSDPELQRKKRVAGYKIYAAEGKMKGSLRKSFRWIKNAYTQALYGWW from the coding sequence ATGGAATTCAGATCCAAGTCATGCAGAGATGAAAGGCTGCAGATTGAAAGGTACTGTGGAGGCAAGGTGGCCCCAACAAGCATGCAAGATCTGAGGTGTTACAGTGCTAATAATGCTGCTTATGCACACCAGATAGGTAGTAAGGAGGTGAAGGAGAAGAAAGGGAAAAGCACAGTAACTAAACCATCAAAAAGTTGGAGCTTCAGTGACCCTGAGTTGCAGAGGAAGAAGAGAGTTGCTGGCTATAAAATATATGCTGCTGAGGGCAAAATGAAAGGCTCTCTAAGAAAGAGTTTCAGGTGGATCAAGAATGCATACACGCAAGCTCTCTATGGATGGTGGTGA
- the LOC114388199 gene encoding eukaryotic initiation factor 4A-10-like: MAGLAPEGSQFDARQYDSKMNELLSADGQEFFTSYDEVYDSFDAMGLQENLLRGIYAYGFERPSAIQQRGIVPFCKGLDVIQQAQSGTGKTATFCSGILQQLDYGLVQCQALVLAPTRELAQQIEKVMRALGDYLGVKVHACVGGTSVREDQRILQAGVHTVVGTPGRVFDMLRRQSLRSDHIKMFVLDEADEMLSRGFKDQIYDIFQLLPGQIQVGVFSATMPPEALEITRKFMNKPVRILVKRDELTLEGIKQFYVNVDKEDWKLETLCDLYETLAITQSVIFVNTRRKVDWLTDKMRSNDHTVSATHGDMDQNTRDIIMREFRSGSSRVLITTDLLARGIDVQQVSLVINYDLPTQPENYLHRIGRSGRFGRKGVAINFVTLDDARMLSDIQKFYNVTVEELPSNVADLL, translated from the exons ATGGCAGGTTTGGCTCCAGAAGGATCGCAGTTTGATGCTCGGCAATATGACTCTAAGATGAATGAATT gCTTTCCGCTGATGGACAAGAATTTTTCACTTCATATGATGAAGTCTATGATAGTTTTGATGCAATGGGCCTTCAAGAAAATCTTCTCAGAGGCATATATGCTTATG GTTTTGAGAGGCCTTCTGCAATACAGCAAAGGGGAATTGTTCCTTTCTGCAAGGGTCTGGATGTGATTCAGCAGGCTCAGTCTGGAACTGGAAAGACAGCAACATTCTGTTCGGGGATTTTGCAACAGCTTGACTATGGATTGGTACAGTGTCAGGCTTTGGTTTTGGCACCAACAAGGGAGCTTGCACAACAGATTGAGAAGGTTATGCGAGCTCTAGGTGATTACCTTGGTGTCAAGGTTCATGCTTGTGTTGGTGGGACCAGTGTTCGTGAGGATCAGCGCATTCTCCAAGCTGGTGTCCATACTGTTGTTGGCACTCCTGGACGTGTGTTTGACATGCTACGAAGACAATCTCTTCGCTCAGATCACATAAAAATGTTTGTTTTGGATGAGGCTGATGAAATGCTTTCACGTGGTTTCAAGGACCAG ATCTATGACATCTTCCAGCTACTGCCAGGTCAAATTCAGGTTGGAGTGTTCTCTGCTACAATGCCACCTGAGGCCCTGGAGATTACAAGGAAGTTCATGAATAAGCCAGTGAGAATCCTGGTAAAGCGTGATGAATTGACGCTTGAGGGTATCAAGCAGTTTTATGTGAATGTTGATAAGGAAGATTGGAAACTGGAGACATTATGCGACCTTTATGAGACTTTGGCTATCACTCAGAGTGTCATCTTTGTGAACACCAGGCGCAAGGTGGACTGGCTCACTGACAAGATGCGAAGCAATGACCATACAGTCTCAGCCACCCATGGAGACATGGACCAAAACACTCGCGATATCATCATGCGTGAATTTCGCTCTGGCTCTTCTCGAGTTCTAATTACCACTGACCTCTTGGCTCGTGGTATAGATGTACAGCAAGTGTCTTTGGTTATAAACTATGATCTTCCTACCCAACCTGAAAATTATCTTCATCGCATAGGACGAAGTGGGCGTTTTGGAAGAAAAGGTGTTGCCATAAACTTTGTGACTTTGGATGATGCAAGAATGCTGTCTGATATTCAGAAGTTCTACAATGTGACTGTAGAGGAGTTGCCATCAAATGTGGCTGATCTGCTCTGA